Below is a genomic region from Gemmatimonadaceae bacterium.
CCAACGGGTGTTCGGCGGCCCAGGATTTACGCACTTGGCCGCGCGCGGCGCCCGGCGTCAACGTCCGCTCTGGGCGAGCACGTCGTCCAAGAATCCGGCGTACCCCGACACCTACTATGTGGAGGCACTCATCGGCGCCGACACCGTCGACACCATGCCGCCCGCCACGATCGCCGCGTATCGCAACCACGGGGCGCCCGCGCTTCGAATCGGCGACGGCCTGGATGCCGCGGGCGAGACAATCGCCGCGCTCGGCGCCGCTGGCATCGACCTCACGGGTGTGCTCGGGCGCCTCGAAATCGAGGGGGTCGCGTCATTTGGCAAATCATATGATTCACTCCTCGCGGTGATCGCCGAGCGCGCGGCCGCGACGGGCCGCCTCGCCCGTACAATCGGGCGGGCGGGATGACCGCCATTCCCAGAATGTCCGACCAGGCCGCCGCCGAGCTGCCATGGCTCACCGTGACGCAGATGATCGAGGTGGATCGCGCCATGGTCGAGGACTATGGGATCGTCCTGCTGCAGATGATGGAGCTGGCGGGGCGGCACCTGGCGCACCTGGCCCGCGCGCGTTTCCTCGGCGATACGCCGGGCAGACGCCGGGTGGTCGTGCTCGCGGGGCCCGGCGGAAACGGCGGCGGCGCGCTGGTCTGCGCCCGGCGACTGGCCGGATGGGGCATGGATGTGTCGGTATTCGTGACCGCAGCGGCAGATCGTTTCTCCGAAGTGCCACGCCACCAGCTCGACATCGTCGCCCGACTGGGACTCGACGTGCACGACACCGACGATCCCTTGCCCGAACCACCTGACCTGGTCATCGATGGCATCATCGGCTACAGCCTGCGGGGTGCGCCTCGCGGACGCACCGCAGAGTTGATTCGCTGGGCCAACCGCGGCACCGCCCCCGTGCTGGCACTCGACGTCCCCTCTGGGCTGGATGCCACGACTGGCGCACCGACGGACCCATGCGTGCGCGCCACGGCGACGATGACCCTGGCCCTGCCCAAACAGGGGCTGGGCGCCGAACGCGCCACCGGGCCCGTAGGCCAACTGTATCTCGCCGATATCGGCGTCCCACCCGAGCTGTACGCGCGGCCACCACTCGGCGTACGGATTCCCGACGTCTTCGCGGGCAGCGACGTCGTGCGGTTGCGGTGATGGCGCCGACGCCGCTGAGCATCCGGTTCGGCCGCGACGCGTGCGGCACGCTCGAGCGCGCCGAGCGCCTCGAATGGCTGGTCACCAATGGCATCGGCGGCTACGCGTCGGGATCGGTCGCGGGCGTTCGCACACGCCGCTACCACGGGCTGCTGGTGGCTGCGCTCGACCCGCCCGGGGAGCGCACGGCTCTCGCGGCCGAGGTCCATGAGACCGTGGGTGCGGGCGAGGACGAGACGCCGCTGCACGCATCGCGCTGGCGGGACGGAACCGTGAACCCGCGCGGCTTCGAGCATACCGAGGCGTTCTGGCTCGAGGGTGGCGTCCCGGTGTGGCGCTTCTGCGTCGGCGACGTGTGTCTGGAGAAGCGCGTGGCGATGGCACGGGGAAGGAACGCGACGGTGGTGGCCTATCGCCTCGTGCGCGGCTCGGGCCCCGTGCGACTGGCCGTCAAGGTGCTGGCGCTCCATCGGAACTTTCACGGCAACACGCGGGCCGGCGCATTGCCAATGGACGTGACGGACGCCGGCGACGGCATCACGGTCACGCCATACCCCGGCGGCCGGCCGCTGTACGTGCGGAGTGCCTCCATGGCGCTCGCGCCGGACCACGGGTGGTACGACGGCTTCCTGTTCGACCGCGAACGCGAGCGCGGACTGGACGCCCTCGACGATGCACTGCACGTCGCGACCGCGACCGTTGAGCTGCAGCCCGGGGCGGAGGCCGCACTCGTCCTCGCCGCCGAGCCCGGCGACATCGATCCAGCCGGCGTGTTCGCCGAGGTCGAGCGCCACGAAGCGGACGTGGTAGCGCAGTATGACGCACGGCAGGGAACACGCGCCGACGCGGTAGGTGCCCGGCTCGCCCTCGCAGCCGATCAATTCATCGTGCAACGGGGCGTCGATGGTCACCAGGGGTGGGGCGTCATCGCGGGATACCATTGGTTCGGCGAGTGGGGCCGCGACACGATGATCGCGCTCCCCGGTCTCGCGCTCGTCACCGGCCGGTCCGACGTGGCACGGCATGTCCTGCTCACGTATGCGGCCTTCGTGGATCGTGGCATGCTCCCCAACCGGTTTCCCGACGCCGGGGGGCCGCCCGAGTACAACACCGTGGACGCCACGCTCTGGTACCTTGAAGCGATCCGCGCCTATACGGAAGCCACGGGCGACCTGGACGTCGCGCGCGAACTGTGGCCTGTCCTGGAGGGGATCATCGCCGCGCACGAGCAGGGCACGCGCTACGGGATCGGCGTGGATGTGCGGGACGGCCTGCTCCGATCCGGGGAAGACGGTGTGCAGCTGACGTGGATGGACGCCAAGCTCGGCGATTGGGTCGTCACGCCGCGACAGGGCAAATGCGTCGAGATCAATGCGCTCTGGTACAACGGGCTGGCCGCGATGTCCGAACTGGCCGGCCGGTTGGGTGGCGATGTCGCCCCCTGGCGTGCGCGCGCCGAACGCGCACGGGCGGGCATGCGGCGATTCTGGAATGCGGAACTGGGACATCTGGTCGATGTGCTCGATGGCCCGTCGGGAGACGACGGGAGCCTGCGGCCGAACCAGATCTTCGCCGTCTCCCTGCCCTTCAGCGCCTTCGATGCCGGGCAGCAGCGCGCGGTGGTCGATGCGTGCGCCCGGAATCTCGTGACGTCGCACGGCCTCCGCAGTCTGGCGCCGAGCCACGCGGACTACCGGCCGCAGTATGACGGCGATGTCGCGTCGCGCGACGGCGCGTACCACCAGGGCACCGTGTGGGCATGGCTGCTCGGGCCTTTCGCCCTCGCGCACTACCGCGTGTACCACGAGGCCGAGACGGCCCGCGCATTTCTCGATCCGCTCGTGGATCACCTGCACGCCGACGGGCTCGGCTCGATCGCGGAGATCTTCGACGGCGCCCCGCCCCACCGTCCGCGCGGGTGCATTGCGCAGGCGTGGTCGGTGGCAGAAACCCTGCGCGCGTGGACGGCGCTCCGCGATGACGCGCCCCGCTGATGGTCGTCGCCGGTCGCGAGACCGGCATCAACCGCACCCCCACTCGAGACTCCCATCCATGACCCAACTCACTGGCATCCGCGCCTGCGTATTCGACGCCTACGGCACCGTGTTCGACTTCGCGTCGGCCGCCGCGCACTGCCCGGATATCCCCGACGACCGGCGCGCCGCATTGAACGCGCTCTGGCGCGACAAGCAGCTCCAATACACCTGGCTCCGCGCGCTCCAGGGGCGTTACGTGGATTTCTGGCAGGTGACCGGCGACGCCCTGGACTACACCCTGGACAGCCTCGGGTTGAACACGCCGAATCTGCACGACCGGTTGATGGATCTCTATCGTACGCTGCCCGCCTTTCCCGAAGTGGCCGGCGTGCTTCGCGCACTGCACCAGGCCGGGTTCACCACCGCCATTCTCTCCAATGGATCGCCGGCGATGTTGGCGGCTGCTGTGGCCGGTGCGGGTCTCACCGGCCTGTTCGACGCGGTGCTCTCCGCCGATGCCGTCCGCGTCTACAAGACACATCCGAAAGTCTATCGGTACGCCGTTGGCACGCTCGGGGTGCCGGCCGGGTCAATCGCGTTCCAGTCGTCCAACGCCTGGGACGCGCACGCGGCCTCGGATTTCGGCATGCGGGTCGTGTGGTGCAATTGTTACGGCCAGCGTCCTGAGCGGTTGCCGGGGTCGCCGGACCGCGAGATCCGAACGCTTGCCGAGTTGCCGGGGCTGCTCGCGCCGATTGCGTGAGATGACGAGCAGAGCGCCCCGTGCTGGGGCGTACGTCAAGCTGGTATATAGCAGGATCAGGTGGCCCCGATTCCACCCCTTGACTCCGTACCATAGTACGGACCCTATACTGCAGTGAGAGGTGGGGCCGTGCAACCAATCGCGATCAGCGAAATGAGGACGCGTTCAATCCAATTCCGACGTCGTGGCAATCGCAATGTCGTCGCCCGAGGGGTGCTCGCGACTCTCCTGGCCGGGTGCGCGGCCGGGCCGAATTTCGTTCCGCCGGCACAACCGGTGGGTGCCGCGTACACTCCGAGGACAACGGCGCGGCAGTTGGCGGCCGGCGACAGCGAACCCTCCCAGCGTCTCGTCGTCAATCAAGCGATTCCGGCTACGTGGTGGACCCTATTCCGATCGCCGGCGTTGGACAGTCTGGTGCAGAGCGCCATTGCGAGCAGTCCGACCACCGAGGCAGCCAGAGCACGGCTCGCCGAAGCGCAAGAGGGGGTGATCGAAGAGCGAGGCGCCTTGTACCCTCAAATCGACGCCGGCGCCCTGGCCGAGCGACAAAAGGGACCTCCATTCGCCCTCGGGCTCCTGCGGCCACGGCCGGTTCCCACCTTCAATCTCTACGCCGTGGGCCCGACCGCGAGCTACGCGCCCGATGTGTTCGGCCTCACGGCACGCCGCGTGGAAGAGAAGCGCGCGTTGGCTGAGACGCAGGCCTACCAGTTCGTCGCGGCGCAACTTGCCGTCACCGGCAATGCGGTGACGGCGGCGCTGACGATCGCGTCGATTCGCCTTCAGATCGATGCGCTCGAGGACCTGACGGCCGACGACGAACGGAACCGCGCGCTTGTGCGGCAACGCCTATCGGCCGGCCGCGCCGCTCGCACCGACGAACTGATGGCCGCGGCCCAGTTGGCGAACGACCGCTTGCCATTGCCGCCGTTCCGGCAGCAGGTGGCTGTTGCCGAGAACGCCCTCGCCGTTCTGGTCGGCAGGTCCCCTGGGGAATGGACGCCGCCCGCCTTCACGCTGGCCGATTTCACTTTGCCGGCCGAGCTGCCGGTAAGTCTGCCGTCAGCCCTCGTCCACCAGCGGCCCGACATCCTGGCGGCGGAGGCAGAGCTTCACGCGAGCAGTGCCGCGATAGGCATCGCCACCGGACGGTTGTACCCCACGATCACCCTGTCCGGATCGCTCGAGCCCGCGGCGCTGGCCACAGGGGCGCTGTTCGACGGGTCGAGCGTGCTGTGGAATCTGGCCGCAGGCATCACGACGCCGATCTTCCACGGGGGCGTACTGGCGGCGCAGAAACGGGCCGCGATCGACGGATTTCACGCGTCGCTGGCCACGTATCAGCAGACCGTATTGGAGGCCTTCGGCCAGGTCGCGAACATTCTGCGCGCCCTCAGCCACGATGCCGACCTGCTAGCGGCCGAGCGACAGGCACTCGACGCCTCGCGCGCCGCGCTCGCGCTGCAACGCCTCCGCTACGCGGCGGGCAAGATCAACATGCTCGAGCTACTCGCTGCCGATCGCAGCTATCAGCAAGCACGTCTTGGGTACGCTCGGGCGGAGGGTCAACGCTTTCTGGACAGCGCGCAACTGGTCGTGGCCCTCGGGGGCGGATGGTGGGATGATCCGTCCCTGTGTGGGGATTGCCGCGCACGGTCCGACTCTGCGGGCAAAGGCGCCTCCGCGAGTCCGTTCCCTTCCCTGCACCCGTAGCCCATACTCATGAGATCGATCGTGAAGTATTTCCGTTCCGCGCCGCGCCCGACGGCGGCGACACCAGATGGGTCACCGCACGCGGGCCGCACCAGGCCGCCGTCAGACGCATGGCACCGTGTACGGCAGGGTGCCGGTGTCCTGTTCGTCGTGGCCGCGCTGGTCGTGGCCCTGCGATCGACGGTGATGCGGCCGCCGGTGGTTACCGTGGCGACCGTGACACGCGGGGACGTCGTGGCCGAGATCGAGGGGACTGGCACGGTAACGGCGGACGTTCTGGCGGATGTCAGTTCAAAGATCACCGGTCGGGTCGAGCAGGTCTTCGTCAACGAGGGCGATCGCGTACGGCGAGGCCAGGTCATCGCCGCCCTCGATCAGGCGGATCTCCGGTGGCAGGTCCAGGCCGCGCGCGCGACGCTGGCCGGAGCCCGGGAAGCGGCCGAGGAGCGCCAACGGGAATGGGCCCGCGAACAGACCTTGGTCGCCTCCGGGGCCGTGAGCACGGAAGATTGGCAACAATACCGCGAACGCAACGCCGTGGCGCAGAGCGCGCTGCACGCGGCCGAAGCGGACCTCGGATCTGCGGCGTACCGGCTGACTCTCACGCGAATCCCCTCGCTGGTCAGCGGGGTTGTGACCCAGCGATGGGTCGTGCCGGGCGCTTCGGTGGTGCCCGGCCAGCCGCTGTTTACCGTGGCCGACACCAGTGTGATCTACGTGAGCGCCTACATCGATCAGGACTTCACGGGGAAGATTCGCAAAGGCGAATCGGCGTCGGTCCTGCTTCGCGGCCGGGAGCGGGCCCCGTTGTCGGGATACGTCCTGCGCATGCGTCCGCGCGCGGACGCGGCCACGGAGGAGACCGTGGCGGAAGTCGCAGTTTCGCTTCCGCTCGAAGAATTCCAACTCGGGCAGTGGGCCAACGTCTACCTCCAGGTCGGGAAGGCGACCAATGCGCTGGTCATTCCCAGGGCCGCGCTCATGGCGATGGGCGACCGCGTCCTCGTGTTCGCGCTCGACGGACGAAACACGGTTCATCAGGTGCCGGTGACGGTCATCGCGAGCAGTCCGCGCGCCTCGGGGGTCGCGGTCACGGGGAATCTCCGCACGGGCGAGCGCGTCGTGCTGATGCCCATGGGCTTGCGCGACGGTCAGACGGTTCGTGCCGCCCGCGCGGACACGGGTCACGCGGCGATGACCGTGCGATGAATCTCGCCATCAGGGACGTCAGGCACTCCAGCTTCAAGTTCTTCAGCTCGACAATCGGCGTCTCGTTGCTGATCATGGTGGTCGTGGCGATCGGCGGGATCGTCCGAGGGGTGATCCTCGACTCGGCGACGATCGTCGACGAGACCGGCGCCGACCTCTGGGTGGTTCAGGCTCGCGGCACACGCCCCCACGACGGCACGCTGGGTCCGTTTGTGGAGATTTCCCGACTTCCAGAAAGCATCTACCACGCCATCGAGGCGATCCCCGGCGTGGCGCAGGCGAGTCCGCTAGCGACGGCTTGGGAACACGTGCAGACCATGCCCCACCCGACGCGGCTCATGAAATTCATGTACCTGAACACGTTGCTCAACACGGCGACGATGGTGAAGCCTGGATGGATGGCGATGCCTCAGACGCAGCGGTTCATCATCATCGGGTATCAGCGCGGAAAGATCGGCGGCCCGCCCACCCTCGTCGCCGGCCGCACCATCGACGCTAGCCATTACGAGGTCGTCGCCGACATCACGACCGGGTTCCAGGTCGGGCAACGCCTGCGGTTGGGCAACTTCGACTACACCGTGG
It encodes:
- a CDS encoding efflux transporter outer membrane subunit; amino-acid sequence: MRTRSIQFRRRGNRNVVARGVLATLLAGCAAGPNFVPPAQPVGAAYTPRTTARQLAAGDSEPSQRLVVNQAIPATWWTLFRSPALDSLVQSAIASSPTTEAARARLAEAQEGVIEERGALYPQIDAGALAERQKGPPFALGLLRPRPVPTFNLYAVGPTASYAPDVFGLTARRVEEKRALAETQAYQFVAAQLAVTGNAVTAALTIASIRLQIDALEDLTADDERNRALVRQRLSAGRAARTDELMAAAQLANDRLPLPPFRQQVAVAENALAVLVGRSPGEWTPPAFTLADFTLPAELPVSLPSALVHQRPDILAAEAELHASSAAIGIATGRLYPTITLSGSLEPAALATGALFDGSSVLWNLAAGITTPIFHGGVLAAQKRAAIDGFHASLATYQQTVLEAFGQVANILRALSHDADLLAAERQALDASRAALALQRLRYAAGKINMLELLAADRSYQQARLGYARAEGQRFLDSAQLVVALGGGWWDDPSLCGDCRARSDSAGKGASASPFPSLHP
- a CDS encoding haloacid dehalogenase type II encodes the protein MTQLTGIRACVFDAYGTVFDFASAAAHCPDIPDDRRAALNALWRDKQLQYTWLRALQGRYVDFWQVTGDALDYTLDSLGLNTPNLHDRLMDLYRTLPAFPEVAGVLRALHQAGFTTAILSNGSPAMLAAAVAGAGLTGLFDAVLSADAVRVYKTHPKVYRYAVGTLGVPAGSIAFQSSNAWDAHAASDFGMRVVWCNCYGQRPERLPGSPDREIRTLAELPGLLAPIA
- a CDS encoding NAD(P)H-hydrate epimerase; translated protein: MSDQAAAELPWLTVTQMIEVDRAMVEDYGIVLLQMMELAGRHLAHLARARFLGDTPGRRRVVVLAGPGGNGGGALVCARRLAGWGMDVSVFVTAAADRFSEVPRHQLDIVARLGLDVHDTDDPLPEPPDLVIDGIIGYSLRGAPRGRTAELIRWANRGTAPVLALDVPSGLDATTGAPTDPCVRATATMTLALPKQGLGAERATGPVGQLYLADIGVPPELYARPPLGVRIPDVFAGSDVVRLR
- a CDS encoding amylo-alpha-1,6-glucosidase; translated protein: MAPTPLSIRFGRDACGTLERAERLEWLVTNGIGGYASGSVAGVRTRRYHGLLVAALDPPGERTALAAEVHETVGAGEDETPLHASRWRDGTVNPRGFEHTEAFWLEGGVPVWRFCVGDVCLEKRVAMARGRNATVVAYRLVRGSGPVRLAVKVLALHRNFHGNTRAGALPMDVTDAGDGITVTPYPGGRPLYVRSASMALAPDHGWYDGFLFDRERERGLDALDDALHVATATVELQPGAEAALVLAAEPGDIDPAGVFAEVERHEADVVAQYDARQGTRADAVGARLALAADQFIVQRGVDGHQGWGVIAGYHWFGEWGRDTMIALPGLALVTGRSDVARHVLLTYAAFVDRGMLPNRFPDAGGPPEYNTVDATLWYLEAIRAYTEATGDLDVARELWPVLEGIIAAHEQGTRYGIGVDVRDGLLRSGEDGVQLTWMDAKLGDWVVTPRQGKCVEINALWYNGLAAMSELAGRLGGDVAPWRARAERARAGMRRFWNAELGHLVDVLDGPSGDDGSLRPNQIFAVSLPFSAFDAGQQRAVVDACARNLVTSHGLRSLAPSHADYRPQYDGDVASRDGAYHQGTVWAWLLGPFALAHYRVYHEAETARAFLDPLVDHLHADGLGSIAEIFDGAPPHRPRGCIAQAWSVAETLRAWTALRDDAPR
- a CDS encoding efflux RND transporter periplasmic adaptor subunit, coding for MRSIVKYFRSAPRPTAATPDGSPHAGRTRPPSDAWHRVRQGAGVLFVVAALVVALRSTVMRPPVVTVATVTRGDVVAEIEGTGTVTADVLADVSSKITGRVEQVFVNEGDRVRRGQVIAALDQADLRWQVQAARATLAGAREAAEERQREWAREQTLVASGAVSTEDWQQYRERNAVAQSALHAAEADLGSAAYRLTLTRIPSLVSGVVTQRWVVPGASVVPGQPLFTVADTSVIYVSAYIDQDFTGKIRKGESASVLLRGRERAPLSGYVLRMRPRADAATEETVAEVAVSLPLEEFQLGQWANVYLQVGKATNALVIPRAALMAMGDRVLVFALDGRNTVHQVPVTVIASSPRASGVAVTGNLRTGERVVLMPMGLRDGQTVRAARADTGHAAMTVR